A single region of the Pararhodospirillum photometricum DSM 122 genome encodes:
- the gluQRS gene encoding tRNA glutamyl-Q(34) synthetase GluQRS → MSVGVISRFAPSPTGLLHLGHAYSALLAHELAQRAQGRFLLRLEDIDSSRCRPAFVQAIFEDLAWLGLRWEEPPWIQSRRFAVYRAALDRLDAMGLLYPCFCTRKEIEAEAARRLSAPHGPEGPPYPGTCRALSAEERAARHQAGQPACLRLDVAAALARTGPLTWHDATAGEVEATPLLFGDVVLARKDTPTSYHLAVTVDDAAQGVTDVVRGRDLFEATHVHRLLQALLGLPTPRYHHHALLVGPDGKRYAKRDQSLTLAALRAAGERAEDIWRRVGVGPGEQEKRKAGEAGLPRPLGP, encoded by the coding sequence ATGAGTGTGGGTGTGATCAGCCGCTTTGCCCCCAGCCCGACCGGTCTCTTGCACCTTGGGCACGCCTATTCCGCCCTTCTCGCGCACGAGCTTGCCCAACGCGCGCAGGGGCGGTTTCTGCTGCGCCTGGAAGACATCGACTCCAGCCGCTGCCGTCCCGCTTTTGTCCAGGCGATTTTCGAGGATTTGGCGTGGCTTGGCCTGCGCTGGGAGGAGCCGCCTTGGATCCAGTCCCGGCGCTTTGCTGTCTACCGGGCCGCGCTTGATCGGCTGGACGCGATGGGCTTGCTGTACCCGTGTTTTTGCACCCGCAAGGAGATTGAGGCCGAGGCGGCGCGGCGGCTGTCAGCGCCCCATGGCCCCGAGGGGCCGCCCTATCCCGGCACCTGTCGCGCCCTCTCGGCCGAGGAGCGCGCGGCCCGCCACCAAGCGGGGCAGCCGGCTTGCCTGCGTCTGGATGTCGCGGCGGCGTTGGCGCGCACCGGCCCCCTGACGTGGCACGACGCCACGGCCGGCGAGGTCGAGGCGACGCCCCTGCTGTTTGGCGACGTGGTGCTCGCCCGCAAGGATACCCCCACTAGCTACCATCTGGCCGTGACCGTGGACGATGCCGCCCAGGGCGTCACCGACGTGGTGCGCGGCCGCGATCTGTTCGAGGCGACCCACGTGCATCGGCTGCTCCAGGCCCTGCTCGGCCTGCCAACGCCGCGCTATCATCACCATGCCCTGCTGGTCGGCCCGGATGGCAAGCGCTACGCCAAGCGTGACCAGTCTTTGACTTTGGCAGCGTTGCGGGCGGCGGGGGAGAGGGCGGAGGATATTTGGCGGCGGGTGGGCGTGGGACCGGGCGAGCAGGAGAAAAGGAAGGCTGGGGAGGCGGGCCTCCCCAGACCCCTCGGTCCCTGA